The following is a genomic window from Desulfofarcimen acetoxidans DSM 771.
AATGTTACTATGTCAAACGGAATGGGCAAGCTGCTTAGATATTTCCCGTGGATCATTTTATTGGCGGTTTTTAATTCTTTTAGTGAAGGTGTGCTGTTCAGAAGCTCAATTTTATCAACCCTTAAAAAGGTCATCCCAAAAAGTCAAGCTATTGTCATTGTTGCTGTGTTTTTTGGCTTAGCCCATTACTACGGGGCACCCGGTGGAATAATTGGTGTGCTAATGAGTAGCTTGCTGGGATGGCATATGTGCAGGAGCATGTTTGAAACCAATGGTTTTGCAGCATCTTGGATTATTCACTTTATGCAGAGTGTTGTAATATTTTCAACAATCTTTATGTTTGACAACTTTATATAAGTTTTTTATTCTTTTACGCCTTTTAATTGATTTATTTATTCTTATACAGTTTACCTATCCTTTTGATTACTAATCATATGCTCTTTTGCTTTTACCAACTGGGTGATTATTTCATTAACCGGAGTGCTGATGCCGAATTTTTTCCCCAAATCAACCACTGACCCGTTTAAAGCATTGATTTCTGTTTTCTTTCCATTTTGAATATCCTGAAGCATAGAAGCATGATGAGATGCAGTAGAAGGAACCAATTTTCCATAAAAATCTTTTAAATAAGTTTCAGCGTCAGGCCAAAGAGTTTCTTGCTGCATAGCCATTAATAAGGTAAATATTTCCCGTATAATACTATCCATTAAAAGTTTCGTATTATTATTTTCAGCCAATTTTCCATAACTTACCCCAAGAATTGCTCCAAGGGGATTTAGTGCAGAATTATATATAATTTTCCCCCAGATGTACTTCATTACTTGGTTAGAGGCAAGGGTAGGAATACCAGCCTCCCTAAAGATCTGTGCAAAATCCTCTAGTGCTATACTATCAACTAAGTTTTTAGGTGACCCCAAAATAACATCATCTGCAATGACCGTTACTTTTGATTCACCGGGTTTAATAGTTTCAGCACCAAAAATTACCCGCCCAAGCATTATTTTTTCCTCTGAGATAAACCTGGAAGCAATCTCAAAGTTACCGTAACCGTTTTGGAGAAGTAAAACGTAAGTATTTGGTGAGATAATATTAATTATTTGTCTTATGGCATCTTCTGTACTAAAAGATTTTACAGGTAGAAGGATTAGGTCAAAATCTTTGTCCTGAACTTGCTCAATACTTGTTATTACTTTATCCAACTTGCATTCATGTTTCCCCCAAATTCCTGTAACTTTAACACCTTTTTTTCTAATAATTTCAGCAAGTGGTTCTCTTGCTAAGCCAACCACTTGGTGTCCCTTTTTTTTAAGAAAACAAGAATATACCGTTCCCAAGGCGCCAAGCCCAAATACTAGAATATTCATTAAGCTTTACTCCTTTACCTTACTATTATTTAGTTGATAAAAAATAAACTCTATAAATAATAAAACAATATTATGGCAAATTCAAGACTAAGAATGGATTGGATTCTTCTCGCTGAATTTTGCAATTGCTACTGCATTGGGTTCGTTTATTGGAATGATAAGTGCAATAATATTCTCCTTTTTCTGCTCCTCTTTCAGAATAATTTTGTAATTAGTAGCTTATAGTGATTTATTATTCCTTCACGCTGACAATGACATATATTAGGCCTGTTAATCTCACCTACAAATCCAACCGGTTTCTTTAAGGATTTTCAAATGTTGAGAAACTGTAGATTGGGCTATGGGAGGTACCTCTACAATATCCTTGCACATTTCAGTATCTTGCTGATTTCACTGCGACAGAAATTCTATAATAATTCCTCTTTCCACTCATTATCCGGTGTTGAACACTCGTTAATTGAATAACAACAACTATCTTAAGAAAGTAATAATTCTAAATATTACCTATTGATTTATAGTTTAAATTGCAGTAAGATACATATTGTCGCCGCTGCGGTGGCGATAACAAAAACTGGTTCTTGACCGAGAGGACAAGACTTGATAGAATAAATTCTTGCCGGCGGAAAACCGGCGAACAAACAGGTCTTTGAAAACTAAACAGTGTAAGATGGATGAAATTAAACAAACCTCGTCAGAAGTTTTAACTTTTAACGAATTTTTAGCCAAATCTTAATGAGCAATCAAACTTTTCACATATTTAACGGAGAGTTTGATCCTGGCTCAGGACGAACGTTGGCGGCGTGCTTAACACATGCAAGTCGAACGGAGTTAAGAAAGAAGTTTACTTTTTACTTAACTTAGTGGCGGACGGGTGAGTAACGCGTGGATAATCTGCCTGTAAGACAGGAATAACGCCGGGAAACCGGTGCTAATACCGGATAACCTCTTTGAGCCGCATGGCTTAAAGAGAAAAGGTGGCCTCTTTATAATGCTGCCGCTTACAGATGAATCCGCGTCCCATTAGCCAGTTGGTGGGGTAACGGCCCACCAAAGCGACGATGGGTAGCCGGCCTGAGAGGGTGATCGGCCACACTGGAACTGAGACACGGTCCAGACTCCTACGGGAGGCAGCAGTGGGGAATCTTCCGCAATGGGCGAAAGCCTGACGGAGCAACGCCGCGTGAGCGAAGAAGGCCTTCGGGTTGTAAAGCTCTGTGATATTGGACGAACAGATCTCTTGTAAACAGCAAGAGGAAATGACGGTACAATAAGAGGAAGCCACGGCTAACTACGTGCCAGCAGCCGCGGTAATACGTAGGTGGCAAACGTTGTCCGGAATTACTGGGCGTAAAGGGCGAGTAGGTGGTTTATTAAGTCAGAAGTGAAAACTCCGGGCTCAACCTGGAGACTGCTTCTGAAACTGGTAGACTTGAGTGCAGGAGAGGGAAGTGGAATTCCTAGTGTAGCGGTGAAATGCGTAGATATTAGGAGGAACACCAGTGGCGAAGGCGACTTCCTGGCCTGTAACTGACACTGAGGCGCGAAAGCGTGGGGATCAAACAGGATTAGATACCCTGGTAGTCCACGCCGTAAACGATGAGTGCTAGGTGTCGGGGGTATCGACCCCCTCGGTGCCACAGTTAACACAATAAGCACTCCGCCTGGGGAGTACGGTCGCAAGACTGAAACTCAAAGGAATTGACGGGGGCCCGCACAAGCGGTGGAGTATGTGGTTTAATTCGACGCAACGCGAAGAACCTTACCAAGGCTTGACATCCCGTGACCGCCGTGGAAACATGGTCTTGCAAGTTTACTTGCACACGGAGACAGGTGGTGCATGGTTGTCGTCAGCTCGTGTCGTGAGATGTTGGGTTAAGTCCCGCAACGAGCGCAACCCCTACAGCCAGTTGCCAGCACATAAAGGTGGGAACTCTGGCAGAACTGCCGTTGACAAAACGGAGGAAGGTGGGGATGACGTCAAATCATCATGCCCCTTATGTCTTGGGCTACACACGTACTACAATGGCCTGAACAGAGGGAAGCGAAACTGTGAAGTAGAGCCAACCCCTAAAAACAGGTCCCAGTTCGGATTGTAGGCTGCAACTCGCCTACATGAAGTCGGAATCGCTAGTAATCGCAGGTCAGCATACTGCGGTGAATACGTTCCCGGGCCTTGTACACACCGCCCGTCACACCACGAAAGTCGGCAACACCCGAAGCCGGTGACTTAACTCGCAAGAGAGAGAGCCGTCGAAGGTGGGGTCGGTGATTGGGGTGAAGTCGTAACAAGGTAGCCGTATCGGAAGGTGCGGCTGGATCACCTCCTTTCTAAGGATATTGGAAGTAAGTTAGCAATCAGAAATGACCTAACCGGCTTCTCAATATTGGTCGGTCATCCATCGACACAACTGTTTAGTTTTGAAAGACCAAAAGTTCTTTGAAAACTACACAGCGTGAAGTAAAAGAAAGCTCTATTTAACAAAATAGAACTCTCAAGCGCAAAAAATAGGTCAAGCAAAAAAGAGCATACGGTGAATGCCTAGGTGCTGCAGGCCGAAGAAGGACGCGGCAAGCTGCGAAAAGCTACGGGAAGCCGCAAGCAGGCAACGATCCGTGGATATCCGAATGGGGCAACCCGGCGAGGCAAACCCTCGTCACCTGTAACCGAATACATAAGTTACAGGAGGGCACCAGGGGAACTGAAACATCTTAGTACCCTGAGGAAAAGAAAGCAACAGCGATTCCCCGAGTAGCGGCGAGCGAAAAGGGACCAGCCAAAACCTAAACTGCTTGCAGATTAGGGGTAGCGGGACACTCATCACAAACCATTGCTTTAGCCGAAGCGGCCTGGAAAGGCCCGTTATAAAAGGTAACAACCCTGTAGGCGAAAAGGCGAGAAGTTTAGAGTGGATCCCAAGTACCGCGGGACACGAGGAACCCCGTGGGAAACAGGGAGGACCACCTCCCAAGGCTAAATACCTGCAGCGACCGATAGTGATTAGTACCGTGAGGGAAAGGTGAAAAGCACCCCGGAAGGGGAGTGAAAAAGAACCTGAAACCGTATGCTTACAAGCCAGTCGAAGCACGTTAAAAGTGTGACGGCGTACTTTTTGTAGAACGGACCGGCGAGTTACATCTAATGGGCAAGGTTAAGTCTCAAAAGACGGAGCCGAAGCGAAAGCAAGTCTTAATAGGGCGTCAAGTCCATTGGAGTAGACCCGAAACCGGGTGATCTACCCATGTTCAGAGTGAAGCTTTAGTAAAATAAAGTGGAGGCTCGAACCGACCTTCGTTGAAAAGGAGGCGGATGAAACGTGGGTAGGGGTGAAATGCCAATCGAACCCGGAGATAGCTGGTTCTCCTCGAAATAGCTTTAGGGCTAGCCTTGAGAAAAAAATCCGGAGGTAGAGCACTGACTGGGCTAGGGGCCTTCACCGGTTACCGAACTCAATCAAACTCCGAATGCCGGATTAAAGAATACTCAAGAGTCAGACTATGGGTGCTAAGGTTCATAGTCAAAAGGGAAACAGCCCAGACCGTCGGCTAAGGTCCCAAAGACATGCTAAGTGGAAAAGGATGTGGGGTTGCACAGACAACCAGGATGTTGGCTTAGAAGCAGCCACCATTCAAAGAGTGCGTAATAGCTCACTGGTCAAGTGGCCCTGCGCCGAAAATGTAACGGGGCTAAAGCATGTCACCGAAGCCACGGCAGGAGGACAAATTCTAAGTATACTCTGTAGAGTACAGCTAAAATTTGTCCTCCTGGGTAGAGGAGCGTTCCATATGCGGCGAAGTCGTACCGTAAGGAGCGGTGGAGCGTATGGAAGTGAGAATGCCGGTATAAGTAAGCGAAAAGGCAGGTGAGAATCCTGTCCGCCGAAAACCTAAGGATTCCTGGGGAAGGCTCGTCCGCCCAGGGTAAGCCGGGACCTAAGCCGAGGCCGAAAGGCGTAGGCGATGGACAATAGGTTGAAAATCCTATGCCACCAAAAGTCGTTATCAGGATGGGGTGACACAGGAGGGTAGGCCAAGCGCGCGGATGGAAAAGCGCGTCCAAGCTCGTAGGGCGTCAGGCAGGCAAATCCGTCTGACACAAAGCCTGAGAAGTGATGGGGAGGGAAAACAAGTACCGAAGTGGTTGAACCCATACTGTCAAGAAAAACCTCTAACGAGACTCATTGGTGCCCGTACCGCAAACCGACACAGGTAGGTAGGGTGAGAATCCTAAGGCGCGCGAGAGAACCCTCGTTAAGGAACTCGGCAAAATGACCCCGTAACTTAGGGAGAAGGGGTGCCTCACTAGCGTGAAGATTTAACATTCGGAGCGTGAAGAGGCCGCAGAGAAAAGGCCCAAGCGACTGTTTACCAAAAACACAGGTTCCTGCTAAATCGCTAAGATGAAGTATAGGAGCTGACGCCTGCCCGGTGCCGGAAGGTTAAGAGGAGAGGTCAGGGGAAACTCGAAGCTTTGAATTGAAGCCCCGGTAAACGGCGGCCGTAACTATAACGGTCCTAAGGTAGCGAAATTCCTTGTCAGGTAAGTTCTGACCCGCACGAAAGGCGTAACGATTTGGGCACTGTCTCAACGAGGGGCTCGGTGAAATTGAATTGCCGGTAAAGATGCCGGCTAACTGCGATAGGACAGAAAGACCCCGTGGAGCTTTACTGCAGCTTGATATTGGATTTTGGTATTGCATGTACAGGATAGGTGGGAGGCGGAGAAGCCAGGGCGCCAGCCTTGGCGGAGCCAACGTTGGGATACCACCCTTGCAGTATTGAAGTTCTAACATACGGCCTTGAATCAGGCCGGTGGACATTGTCAGGCGGGCAGTTTGACTGGGGCGGTCGCCTCCCAAAAAGTAACGGAGGCGCCCAAAGGTTCCCTCAGCGCGGTTGGAAATCGCGCTCACAGAGTGCAAAGGCAAAAGGGAGCTTGACTGCGAGACATACAGGTCGAGCAGGGACGAAAGTCGGGCTTAGTGATCCGGCGGTATCGAGTGGAAGAGCCGTCGCTCAACGGATAAAAGCTACCCCGGGGATAACAGGCTTATCTCCCCCAAGAGTTCACATCGACGGGGAGGTTTGGCACCTCGATGTCGGCTCATCGCATCCTGGGGCTGTAGTAGGTCCCAAGGGTTGGGCTGTTCGCCCATTAAAGCGGTACGTGAGCTGGGTTCAGAACGTCGTGAGACAGTTCGGTCCCTATCCATCGCAGTCGCAGGAAACTTGCAAGGAGCTGTCCCTAGTACGAGAGGACCGGGATGGACGGATCACTGGTGTACCGGTTGTCGCGCCAGCGGCAATGCCGGGTAGTTATATCCGGAAGGGATAAGCGCTGAAAGCATCTAAGCGCGAAGCCCACCTTAAGATTAGGTTTCCCTTCGTAAGAATAAGACCCCTGGAAGACCACCAGGTAGATAGGCCGGGTGTGTAAGCATAGTAATGTGTTTAGCTGACCGGTACTAATAGGTCGAACGCTTGACCTAATATTCACGCTGTGCAGTTTTGATGGAACTGTAGAAAACCTTGGGCAAAATCC
Proteins encoded in this region:
- a CDS encoding CPBP family intramembrane glutamic endopeptidase, producing MVTKGLKHVKFTFGMLSILTASIVVDVIIVTLNGNIPWWLDYSKILWFGIEGGKISWLKLSSISAVLISFVTSLLTIFTVTNVTMSNGMGKLLRYFPWIILLAVFNSFSEGVLFRSSILSTLKKVIPKSQAIVIVAVFFGLAHYYGAPGGIIGVLMSSLLGWHMCRSMFETNGFAASWIIHFMQSVVIFSTIFMFDNFI
- a CDS encoding ketopantoate reductase family protein, with amino-acid sequence MNILVFGLGALGTVYSCFLKKKGHQVVGLAREPLAEIIRKKGVKVTGIWGKHECKLDKVITSIEQVQDKDFDLILLPVKSFSTEDAIRQIINIISPNTYVLLLQNGYGNFEIASRFISEEKIMLGRVIFGAETIKPGESKVTVIADDVILGSPKNLVDSIALEDFAQIFREAGIPTLASNQVMKYIWGKIIYNSALNPLGAILGVSYGKLAENNNTKLLMDSIIREIFTLLMAMQQETLWPDAETYLKDFYGKLVPSTASHHASMLQDIQNGKKTEINALNGSVVDLGKKFGISTPVNEIITQLVKAKEHMISNQKDR
- a CDS encoding ArsR family transcriptional regulator; this translates as MCKDIVEVPPIAQSTVSQHLKILKETGWICR